A single window of Periplaneta americana isolate PAMFEO1 chromosome 14, P.americana_PAMFEO1_priV1, whole genome shotgun sequence DNA harbors:
- the LOC138713857 gene encoding uncharacterized protein isoform X1, protein MSKRREIAETCTSRKKRRSLQSSLQEAVVNMYRQLKAEAEEEDVCLTKGALMKRIAVLVGHSYSAVERIIAKYEKGHPLSTPGKHKKRPRCVTGIDDFSKEAIARFIYDRLNRGERVTAKLVLDHVMENHGTYLFQGSLSSLRTILKEKGFKWKKEDSLTYVRESEDIQFKRTCFLREYVRNMESESPKPVVFLDETWIFMNGSATHSWSKPAIVGGKVQGVMRRPAEGGRLVIVHAGTYNGFIPGADLIFASNLKTGQDYHGAMNSETFQKWVERQLIVGLRDVGPSIIVMDNASYHNKAAEEQPTTKWRKDQLMTWLRQNGVPVSDNANKNELQQLCKRNKSHLKRHIVDELLAREGHTVLRLPPYHSFFNAIELVWSVAKNYYNKTVASRPGHGLDRAKSVWHEALSKVTPDIWKNEVNHTEKIIMKYYNQEVRNAPEFQEFIVDLRDTDEEDDADHNDTEDNEEVLATPIESLPGTSSLKGSYDAKIAPPNMIKGLLKAEDVWKFDNMTNFRIIRTLCKEHECLRTIICLSENYNYFIFVSPCIFRKISLILHRK, encoded by the exons ATGTCCAAAAGGAGAGAGATTGCAGAAACTTGTACATCAAGAAAGAAGAGGCGTTCATTGCAGAGCAGCTTACAAGAAGCAGTCGTTAATATGTACAGACAATTGAAGGctgaagcagaagaggaagatgTCTGTCTAACCAAAGGGGCTCTAATGAAAAGAATTGCAGTTCTTGTGGGT catTCGTACAGTGCAGTTGAAAGAATTATTGCCAAATATGAAAAGGGGCACCCACTGTCTACACCAGGGAAACACAAGAAACGTCCACGATGCGTAACTGGAATTGATGATTTTTCCAAGGAAGCCATTGCAAGATTTATATATGATAGACTGAATCGAG GAGAAAGAGTAACAGCAAAGCTGGTGCTGGACCATGTAATGGAAAACCACGGTACGTATTTATTTCAGGGATCCCTTTCGTCATTAAGGACGATTTTGAAAGAAAAGGGTTTTAAATGGAAGAAAGAAGACAGTCTCACATATGTAAGAGAGAGTGAAGATATTCAATTCAAGAGGACCTGTTTTTTAAGAGAATATGTAAGGAATATGGAGAGTGAGAGTCCGAAGCCTGTCGTTTTTCTGGATGAAacatggatttttatgaatg GCTCTGCAACACATTCTTGGAGTAAACCAGCTATTGTTGGTGGTAAGGTTCAGGGAGTCATGCGTCGGCCTGCTGAGGGAGGAAGACTGGTCATCGTACATGCTGGAACCTATAATGGTTTTATTCCTG GTGCAGATTTAATATTTGCATCTAATTTGAAGACTGGCCAAGATTACCACGGTGCCATGAATAGTGAAACTTTCCAAAAGTGGGTGGAAAGGCAGCTTATTGTTGGTTTGAGAGATGTAGGTCCTTCCATCATTGTTATGGATAATGCATCGTACCACAATAAAGCTGCAGAGGAGCAACCCACAACAAAATGGAGAAAAGATCAGTTAATG ACATGGCTGAGACAGAATGGAGTACCAGTGTCAGACAATGCAAATAAGAATGAATTGCAACAGCTCTGCAAAAGGAATAAAAGCCATTTGAAGAG ACATATTGTTGATGAACTTTTAGCAAGAGAAGGCCACACAGTTCTGAGACTCCCTCCATACCATTCTTTCTTTAATGCGATTGAGCTTGTGTGGTCAGTGGCAAAGAACTATTATAACAAAACAGTAGCTTCACGCCCAGGCCATGGCTTAGATCGAGCCAAGTCTGTATGGCATGAAGCACTCAGCAAG GTAACTCCAGATATATGGAAGAATGAAGTAAACCATAcagagaaaataattatgaagtattataatcaagaagtgagaaatgcGCCAGAATTTCAAGAGTTCATTGTCGATCTTAGAGATACTGATGAAGAGGATGATGCTGATCACAATGACACAGAAGATAACGAAGAGGTGTTGGCCACTCCTATTGAATCTCTACCAGGGACTTCAAG tctcaaaggaTCTTATGATGCCAAGATAGCTCCACCGAATATGATCAAGGGACTACTTAAAGCAGAGGATGTCTGGAAATTCGACAATATGACCAATTTCAGAATTATTAGAACATTGTGCAAAGAACATGAATGCTTGAGGACCATAATATGTCTGtcagaaaattataattattttatttttgtatcaccttgtattttcagaaaaataagtttgATATTACACAGAAAATAG
- the LOC138713857 gene encoding uncharacterized protein isoform X2: protein MSKRREIAETCTSRKKRRSLQSSLQEAVVNMYRQLKAEAEEEDVCLTKGALMKRIAVLVGHSYSAVERIIAKYEKGHPLSTPGKHKKRPRCVTGIDDFSKEAIARFIYDRLNRGERVTAKLVLDHVMENHGSATHSWSKPAIVGGKVQGVMRRPAEGGRLVIVHAGTYNGFIPGADLIFASNLKTGQDYHGAMNSETFQKWVERQLIVGLRDVGPSIIVMDNASYHNKAAEEQPTTKWRKDQLMTWLRQNGVPVSDNANKNELQQLCKRNKSHLKRHIVDELLAREGHTVLRLPPYHSFFNAIELVWSVAKNYYNKTVASRPGHGLDRAKSVWHEALSKVTPDIWKNEVNHTEKIIMKYYNQEVRNAPEFQEFIVDLRDTDEEDDADHNDTEDNEEVLATPIESLPGTSSLKGSYDAKIAPPNMIKGLLKAEDVWKFDNMTNFRIIRTLCKEHECLRTIICLSENYNYFIFVSPCIFRKISLILHRK from the exons ATGTCCAAAAGGAGAGAGATTGCAGAAACTTGTACATCAAGAAAGAAGAGGCGTTCATTGCAGAGCAGCTTACAAGAAGCAGTCGTTAATATGTACAGACAATTGAAGGctgaagcagaagaggaagatgTCTGTCTAACCAAAGGGGCTCTAATGAAAAGAATTGCAGTTCTTGTGGGT catTCGTACAGTGCAGTTGAAAGAATTATTGCCAAATATGAAAAGGGGCACCCACTGTCTACACCAGGGAAACACAAGAAACGTCCACGATGCGTAACTGGAATTGATGATTTTTCCAAGGAAGCCATTGCAAGATTTATATATGATAGACTGAATCGAG GAGAAAGAGTAACAGCAAAGCTGGTGCTGGACCATGTAATGGAAAACCACG GCTCTGCAACACATTCTTGGAGTAAACCAGCTATTGTTGGTGGTAAGGTTCAGGGAGTCATGCGTCGGCCTGCTGAGGGAGGAAGACTGGTCATCGTACATGCTGGAACCTATAATGGTTTTATTCCTG GTGCAGATTTAATATTTGCATCTAATTTGAAGACTGGCCAAGATTACCACGGTGCCATGAATAGTGAAACTTTCCAAAAGTGGGTGGAAAGGCAGCTTATTGTTGGTTTGAGAGATGTAGGTCCTTCCATCATTGTTATGGATAATGCATCGTACCACAATAAAGCTGCAGAGGAGCAACCCACAACAAAATGGAGAAAAGATCAGTTAATG ACATGGCTGAGACAGAATGGAGTACCAGTGTCAGACAATGCAAATAAGAATGAATTGCAACAGCTCTGCAAAAGGAATAAAAGCCATTTGAAGAG ACATATTGTTGATGAACTTTTAGCAAGAGAAGGCCACACAGTTCTGAGACTCCCTCCATACCATTCTTTCTTTAATGCGATTGAGCTTGTGTGGTCAGTGGCAAAGAACTATTATAACAAAACAGTAGCTTCACGCCCAGGCCATGGCTTAGATCGAGCCAAGTCTGTATGGCATGAAGCACTCAGCAAG GTAACTCCAGATATATGGAAGAATGAAGTAAACCATAcagagaaaataattatgaagtattataatcaagaagtgagaaatgcGCCAGAATTTCAAGAGTTCATTGTCGATCTTAGAGATACTGATGAAGAGGATGATGCTGATCACAATGACACAGAAGATAACGAAGAGGTGTTGGCCACTCCTATTGAATCTCTACCAGGGACTTCAAG tctcaaaggaTCTTATGATGCCAAGATAGCTCCACCGAATATGATCAAGGGACTACTTAAAGCAGAGGATGTCTGGAAATTCGACAATATGACCAATTTCAGAATTATTAGAACATTGTGCAAAGAACATGAATGCTTGAGGACCATAATATGTCTGtcagaaaattataattattttatttttgtatcaccttgtattttcagaaaaataagtttgATATTACACAGAAAATAG
- the LOC138713857 gene encoding uncharacterized protein isoform X4, whose protein sequence is MSKRREIAETCTSRKKRRSLQSSLQEAVVNMYRQLKAEAEEEDVCLTKGALMKRIAVLVGHSYSAVERIIAKYEKGHPLSTPGKHKKRPRCVTGIDDFSKEAIARFIYDRLNRGERVTAKLVLDHVMENHGTYLFQGSLSSLRTILKEKGFKWKKEDSLTYVRESEDIQFKRTCFLREYVRNMESESPKPVVFLDETWIFMNGSATHSWSKPAIVGGKVQGVMRRPAEGGRLVIVHAGTYNGFIPGADLIFASNLKTGQDYHGAMNSETFQKWVERQLIVGLRDVGPSIIVMDNASYHNKAAEEQPTTKWRKDQLMTWLRQNGVPVSDNANKNELQQLCKRNKSHLKRHIVDELLAREGHTVLRLPPYHSFFNAIELVWSVAKNYYNKTVASRPGHGLDRAKSVWHEALSKVTPDIWKNEVNHTEKIIMKYYNQEVRNAPEFQEFIVDLRDTDEEDDADHNDTEDNEEVLATPIESLPGTSRD, encoded by the exons ATGTCCAAAAGGAGAGAGATTGCAGAAACTTGTACATCAAGAAAGAAGAGGCGTTCATTGCAGAGCAGCTTACAAGAAGCAGTCGTTAATATGTACAGACAATTGAAGGctgaagcagaagaggaagatgTCTGTCTAACCAAAGGGGCTCTAATGAAAAGAATTGCAGTTCTTGTGGGT catTCGTACAGTGCAGTTGAAAGAATTATTGCCAAATATGAAAAGGGGCACCCACTGTCTACACCAGGGAAACACAAGAAACGTCCACGATGCGTAACTGGAATTGATGATTTTTCCAAGGAAGCCATTGCAAGATTTATATATGATAGACTGAATCGAG GAGAAAGAGTAACAGCAAAGCTGGTGCTGGACCATGTAATGGAAAACCACGGTACGTATTTATTTCAGGGATCCCTTTCGTCATTAAGGACGATTTTGAAAGAAAAGGGTTTTAAATGGAAGAAAGAAGACAGTCTCACATATGTAAGAGAGAGTGAAGATATTCAATTCAAGAGGACCTGTTTTTTAAGAGAATATGTAAGGAATATGGAGAGTGAGAGTCCGAAGCCTGTCGTTTTTCTGGATGAAacatggatttttatgaatg GCTCTGCAACACATTCTTGGAGTAAACCAGCTATTGTTGGTGGTAAGGTTCAGGGAGTCATGCGTCGGCCTGCTGAGGGAGGAAGACTGGTCATCGTACATGCTGGAACCTATAATGGTTTTATTCCTG GTGCAGATTTAATATTTGCATCTAATTTGAAGACTGGCCAAGATTACCACGGTGCCATGAATAGTGAAACTTTCCAAAAGTGGGTGGAAAGGCAGCTTATTGTTGGTTTGAGAGATGTAGGTCCTTCCATCATTGTTATGGATAATGCATCGTACCACAATAAAGCTGCAGAGGAGCAACCCACAACAAAATGGAGAAAAGATCAGTTAATG ACATGGCTGAGACAGAATGGAGTACCAGTGTCAGACAATGCAAATAAGAATGAATTGCAACAGCTCTGCAAAAGGAATAAAAGCCATTTGAAGAG ACATATTGTTGATGAACTTTTAGCAAGAGAAGGCCACACAGTTCTGAGACTCCCTCCATACCATTCTTTCTTTAATGCGATTGAGCTTGTGTGGTCAGTGGCAAAGAACTATTATAACAAAACAGTAGCTTCACGCCCAGGCCATGGCTTAGATCGAGCCAAGTCTGTATGGCATGAAGCACTCAGCAAG GTAACTCCAGATATATGGAAGAATGAAGTAAACCATAcagagaaaataattatgaagtattataatcaagaagtgagaaatgcGCCAGAATTTCAAGAGTTCATTGTCGATCTTAGAGATACTGATGAAGAGGATGATGCTGATCACAATGACACAGAAGATAACGAAGAGGTGTTGGCCACTCCTATTGAATCTCTACCAGGGACTTCAAG GGATTAG